In Sporocytophaga myxococcoides, the DNA window TGAAACAGGCCTTCTTCCCTGTTCAGATTTATTTAGTGGTAGTTTAAATATTGGAGTAATTGTTTCCATATTAGTTCTTTAAAAAATGAGTATATGAAAACAGGAATAATCTCAGGAAGTTTAAAAAAATGAAATACTTCCTTTTTTTTTAATTCTTTGTTATAGTATAAAAAGTCTTTAAGCTACATAAAGTAAAACTAGCTTAGTTCATTCTATCTAAGTCCTGAAATGTATTTATAGTAAAAAATGTCACCCAAATTTACATTCTTTTATTGCGGATTGTGGATGATAACATTGACTTACATTTTATAACCCCAATAATGAATAGCTTAAGATCAAAAAAAAATTATTTATTATTGATATAGTGAATAACACCATTTGCTGCTTCTGATCTGTTTGGCTCAGCTTCTATATATTCTCCACCTTCGTTTTCAAAATGAATAGGATGTTGAGAACTTTGATAGACATAAGAATATTTAGCCTTATCTTTTTCTACTTTTTTATCAGGATCAAGCATTGGTATACTTTTTAAATTATATAATAAAAACGAATAGAGTCTCAGGAAAAGTTTCAATAAAATAACATGTTATAATCAAGTAATGATATTTTTTTCTTCCAGAAGATACCATAAAAGTTTTATTATATGTTTATAAAAAGAAACTTAAGGGACTTTAAGATTCGTTTTAAAGAAAAGGAGGCAATTATGGGAAATTTATTATATATAATAGCTGTAATCCTGTTAATAGGTTGGCTTGTCGGATTCTTAGGCTTTGGCGATGCAGTAGGAGGTTTTATACATATATTGTTAGTTTTAGCTGTTGTCTTTTTCCTTTTAAGGGTTATAAGAGGAGCTTGATCAGGTTTTATAAAATCAAAGAAGATAAACAGCAATAAGTACTCTTATCTTCTTTGATTTTGTATTTATGGGTAAAAAACAAAACTTATCTGTCCATTTCTTTCAAGATAAATCTTTTCAATATTTTTAAGACTTTCTGAATGTGTTTGCAATCTTATTGCTTCAAGTATATCGTCTTGGGAGATATTGTTTTTTTTTAATGTTGCATCAATAAAATTCCCATTCTCATAAAGTAAATGTGGGTTTCCTTTGACCTGGTGGCCAAGGGAATGGTAATAAAGAGTCATTTTTGAAAGAAAATAATGTATAGTAACGAGTATAGAAGAAGTAATGATCGTTGGTATAAATTTTGCGCTTCCGACAATAGATTTAGCTAGTATTGCTCCAATAATGATACTTATAACAACATCAAAAGTGCCAAATCTGCTTAATATTCTTTTGCCTCCTAACCTTATCATGAATATTGCGAGGAAATAGATGACTATACCTCGGAAAAGCATTGCCCACCATGTAATTTCAGATTGGTTAGCTTTAAAGAGAAGGTGAATGATGTGATCCATTTATCTTAAAATCATTACCAATGATTTTTAATACTTCAATAAAGTAACTTTCAGAAATAAATAAAGTTTATTTTGATCGTAGGATTTTCTATTAAAAAAGACTGAGTTGATTTGAACCTTTATCCTCAGGCCTTTTAGATTTGCCAAATACAGTCATCCCACCATATTTATGAGCATTATTTCTTTCCATTTCAATAATCTTATCGAAGTTATCATTAGGAATAAATTCTTTTTCTATTTCAGATGAAATTTGTGATAGCTTTTTTATTGCTTGATCTTTTTCAGTACTTCCAAGCCGGGCTTTTTCTACAGCGTTTTTCAGTGTTTCTATTGTTTCATCATATACTTTGGTTAAAACAGGAAATGGATGTCCATCCTTACCTCCATGAGCAAAAGCAAATCTTGCAGGATCTTTAAACCGAGAAGGTGTACCATGTATGATTTCGCTGACCAATGTCATAGACTGTATAGTTCTTGGTCCTAGATCTTTAAGGAGAATAAGCTCTTCGAAATTTCTTACTTCAGTTTCATGAGCAAGAGCCAGCACGCTTCCAAGTCTTTTTAAATTAACATCCGTTACGTTGAGCTCATGGCGGAGTGGCATTATGAGCTTCTTAATTTCATTCATCATTATGCGCGGTTGTTCCTTGGTTAGTTCCAAAATCCCGTTTCTTGCAGGAGCCGCTTCTTTATCTGTCAGGTTTAATATCAATCCCTGATTCTTGCCATAGATGCTTGTATGAGGTTCTTCTTCAAATGATTTTATGCTTGAACTATGCCAATGATATCTCCTTGCCATTTTGTTATGTTCGTTCATCCCTTGCTGCACTACAGCCCATTCACCGGAGTTTGTAACAATAAAAGAATGGAGATATAGCTGGAAGCCATCCTGTATCGCATTATTATCAATCTTTGCTGTGAGTCTGCTGCATCTTATCAGGTCTTTGGAATTCAAGCCTTGCTTTTCGGAGATTTTTAATAATTCGTCAGGCGTGTTTCTTGAATATTTTCCTTTACCTCCGCAGATATAAATTCCAAGTTCTGAAGATTTAGGATTAACAGCTTTCTTTAACGCTCCCATTACAGATGTTGTAATACCAGAGGAGTGCCAATCCATACCTAAAACAGCTCCAAAAGCCTGGAACCAAAAGGGATCGCTTAATCTTTTCAGAACTTCAGAGGTACCATAATGGTAAACCAAAGATTCGATTATTGCGCCTCCTAGTTTGGCCATTCTTTCACTAAGCCAATATGGTACTTGACCACCATGTAATGGAAGGTCGGCAGAACCCGAACGTTTCATGAAATAGTCAGTTCAGTCTTTTGTGGTTGAAGAATATCTTTGTATTTAAAATTACTAAAGAGAAATAGCAGGAAAAAGTAATTCAAAAATTAAAAATGTCTCTTTCTTTTACCGTTTTTTGGTTTTTTATAAAGAGAAGCCGATGGCTGGTATTGTTCTAGTTCTTTTCTTTTATTTTTTACACTTTTAAGATGTTTTTTAGTCTCTCTGTTGCTTTCCTTTTGCCAGGTATGATTTTCACTGTTAAGTGTTTTAGCAGAAGTCTTTTTTTCAGAACTGCATGCAGAAACCAGAACTATCCCCAGTGAAAATAAAATTAGTGTTTTTCCTATAAATTTGAAATAGAGAAGGTTCATGGCTTAGGATATTTTAGTTCATCTTCATATTTTGTATGTTGCTGACAATGCTTTTGAATGATTCAAAATTATGATTTATTTTAATACTTGAATGTAACTTTATTCAGTTGGCCGTTTATTTTTATAATTTATTCAGATAATCCAACTCTATATGATTTCCAAACAATTTGACAAGCTACAACTTTGGCAATTTCTAAACCTGAGTAAACGAAATGAAATAAATCATTTTATATCAGGGCGAAAAGGCGGTTGCAGTACCGGAGAATTAGGAGGCTTAAACCTCAGTTTTAAAGTCAACGATAATGAATTAAACGTACTACAGAATAGAAAGTTACTCTCGTTAGCAATGAATGTTGCTGAGAATCATATTGTTTTCCCTGACCAAACTCATTCGGACAGAGTTGCTGTACTAAGAAATCTGGATAGTGGTGATGCTCTTAGTAATACTGATGCACTTATCACTAACATCAAAGGGGTATGTATTGCAGTAATGTCTGCCGACTGTGTACCTATATTGCTATTTGATAAGACAAATATGGCTATTGGAGCTGTTCATTCAGGATGGAGAGGAACAGTATCAAAAATTCTTGAAAAGACAGTTGAGGCTATGAAAAAGGAATTTGGAACAAAACCTTCTGATCTTATAGCAGGAATAGGGCCAAGTATTTCTCCCGAAATTTATGAAGTAGGTCAGGAGGTAATTGATGCTGCAGAGAATGCTTTTGGGAATGTTACATCTATGGTACTAAAAAAAGATGGAAAAACTTTTTTTAATCTGTGGGAAGCAAATAGGTTTCAGTTGATGTCAAAACAGCTCAATCCCGAGAATATTGAGGTTGCTGGTATTTGTACCTATCAAAATGCTGATAAGTTTTTTTCAGCAAGGAAATCTCAAAATAAATCTGGAAGATTTGGTGCAGGGATTGTTATCAATCCCTGCTGATTATAATCTTTTAAGAGCCATTTCAGCTACCGTCAATCCTATAGAAAGGGAAGATGTTGCAGCAGGTGAGGGAGCATTCAATACATTGATAGTATTGCTGTTTTCAAGAATCATAAAGTCATCAATCAGTCCTCCGTTTCTTTCACAGGCTTGTGCACGTACTCCTGCACCTCCAGGAATTAGATCACTTTCTTGTATTTCAGGTAGTAATCTCTGCAGTGCTTTTGTAAACGCAGATTTGGAAAACGACCTTTGATATTCACCTAATCCTGTTTTCCAATACTTTTTAGCTACTTTTTGAAAGCCGGGCCAAGTAATAGATTCATAAAAATCAGTTATACTGAAATCTGTCCTTTTATAACCCTCTCGTTTAAATGCAAACACTGCATTCGGGCCAGCTTCAATACCACCATTTATCATTCTTGTAAAATGTACTCCCAGGAAAGGAAAATTAGGATCCGGAACTGGATATATAAGATTTTTAACAAGATGTTGTTTTTCCTTTTTGATCTCGTAGTACTCCCCTCTGAAAGGTATGATTCTGACATTAACAGGTTTTATGTTCAGAGCGGCAATTCGGTCACAGAACAGACCTGCGCAGTTAATGATTAATTTTCCGGAAAAAGTTTTATCTGATGTTATCACTTCCACTCCGGGAACTTTAGAAACTATATCATTTACCTTTTGATTGAGAAAGATTTCTCCTCCTTCCTTTTTAAATAGTTCTGCATACTTAAGGCAAACTGCTTTATAATCAATAATTCCGGTCTGAGGAACTACTATTCCTTTTATTCCTGTACAATGTGGTTCGTATTCTTTTATTTCTTCACTGCCAATTAATTTAAGTCCCTGAAGTCCGTTCTCAAGTCCCCTTTTATATACATTATCCATAGCAGTCAGTTCATTTTCACTGGTAGCCACTATAATTTTTCCACACAATTCAAATGGAACTTCATTGGTTCTGCAAAAATCTAAAAGCATGTTGTATCCCTTAATACAATTTGTTGCCTTTAAACTTCCCGGTTTATAGTAAATTCCCGAATGGATTACACCACTATTATTTCCAGTCTGATGTTTAGCCAGCTCATTTTCCTTTTCTAGCAAAGCTACTTTCAGTTTTTTGTTTAATTCTTTAATCTTCAGTGCCGTAGCAAGTCCTACTATACCGCCACCAATAATTATAATATCGTAGTTCATCTTATTTAGTGTACTTTCGGGGCTTACTTTTTGATTTTACCCTTGAAAACAAAATTAATAAGATAAAAATCCAAAAGCGAATAGCGTTACAAACTAAAGTATTTTTGATGATGTTATAAAGAAGGACTAAACATTGAGGAGGACTTAAGATGCTGATTGTAATTCCGTCTTTAATAATTGTATTTATGATGCTTGTGATTGTGTATTTGGTCAATTTTAATAAGCATAAAAGTAAAAGAGATCTAAGGTATACGGTTA includes these proteins:
- the lhgO gene encoding L-2-hydroxyglutarate oxidase, with amino-acid sequence MNYDIIIIGGGIVGLATALKIKELNKKLKVALLEKENELAKHQTGNNSGVIHSGIYYKPGSLKATNCIKGYNMLLDFCRTNEVPFELCGKIIVATSENELTAMDNVYKRGLENGLQGLKLIGSEEIKEYEPHCTGIKGIVVPQTGIIDYKAVCLKYAELFKKEGGEIFLNQKVNDIVSKVPGVEVITSDKTFSGKLIINCAGLFCDRIAALNIKPVNVRIIPFRGEYYEIKKEKQHLVKNLIYPVPDPNFPFLGVHFTRMINGGIEAGPNAVFAFKREGYKRTDFSITDFYESITWPGFQKVAKKYWKTGLGEYQRSFSKSAFTKALQRLLPEIQESDLIPGGAGVRAQACERNGGLIDDFMILENSNTINVLNAPSPAATSSLSIGLTVAEMALKRL
- a CDS encoding DUF421 domain-containing protein, producing MDHIIHLLFKANQSEITWWAMLFRGIVIYFLAIFMIRLGGKRILSRFGTFDVVISIIIGAILAKSIVGSAKFIPTIITSSILVTIHYFLSKMTLYYHSLGHQVKGNPHLLYENGNFIDATLKKNNISQDDILEAIRLQTHSESLKNIEKIYLERNGQISFVFYP
- a CDS encoding lmo0937 family membrane protein, which produces MGNLLYIIAVILLIGWLVGFLGFGDAVGGFIHILLVLAVVFFLLRVIRGA
- a CDS encoding DUF763 domain-containing protein; this translates as MKRSGSADLPLHGGQVPYWLSERMAKLGGAIIESLVYHYGTSEVLKRLSDPFWFQAFGAVLGMDWHSSGITTSVMGALKKAVNPKSSELGIYICGGKGKYSRNTPDELLKISEKQGLNSKDLIRCSRLTAKIDNNAIQDGFQLYLHSFIVTNSGEWAVVQQGMNEHNKMARRYHWHSSSIKSFEEEPHTSIYGKNQGLILNLTDKEAAPARNGILELTKEQPRIMMNEIKKLIMPLRHELNVTDVNLKRLGSVLALAHETEVRNFEELILLKDLGPRTIQSMTLVSEIIHGTPSRFKDPARFAFAHGGKDGHPFPVLTKVYDETIETLKNAVEKARLGSTEKDQAIKKLSQISSEIEKEFIPNDNFDKIIEMERNNAHKYGGMTVFGKSKRPEDKGSNQLSLF
- the pgeF gene encoding peptidoglycan editing factor PgeF gives rise to the protein MISKQFDKLQLWQFLNLSKRNEINHFISGRKGGCSTGELGGLNLSFKVNDNELNVLQNRKLLSLAMNVAENHIVFPDQTHSDRVAVLRNLDSGDALSNTDALITNIKGVCIAVMSADCVPILLFDKTNMAIGAVHSGWRGTVSKILEKTVEAMKKEFGTKPSDLIAGIGPSISPEIYEVGQEVIDAAENAFGNVTSMVLKKDGKTFFNLWEANRFQLMSKQLNPENIEVAGICTYQNADKFFSARKSQNKSGRFGAGIVINPC